In Candidatus Manganitrophus noduliformans, the genomic stretch GGATCCTTTTTACTTTCCGAGCCTGGGGGTGCAGCTGCCCAATCCGAGCCAAGGGTTCCTGGGTGGGACCCACTCGGAGATCAGCGCCCACAATCAGATCGATACCTCCACGTTCGCCCAGGCCCACTACTTCATCTTCCCGGTCTGGGGAGTTCTCGAACTGTTGATCGATTTTGTCTGTGTGGAGCATAGCGGGTTCGATCTGGCCTATATCACCGAGGTCGATCCATTGTGGAACAACGACATGCTCGCCTTCGCCATCAACCCGGAGGCGTTGCTCTTTGCCAATCCGGTCTCGCAGATGTCCTGCATCGCCGACAGCGTGGCGGCCAACGCGGGGCTTCCATTGAGCGCCCTTTATTGGTGCATGGGTTCCTGGGGTTCCGCTTATCCGCTGACGGGCCATGTCAACGACGATACGTATATCCAGGCCAATGCGGCGATCGCCGCGAGGTTGATCTACAAGCTCTCCCGCGAACTGCTCGTCTGCGACACCGGGGTCAATCTCTGTGGCTGCATCCCCACCCCGATCTGGATCAAGCACAACTACCGCATTCAGATCGCCAAGCCGGTGCGCGATTTTACATGTCATCCGATCGGAAGAAGCAGCATGGTCTGGGGATCCTTGAAAAATCCCCCTTTCTCCGCGGGAGGCAATTCCAGTGACAATTTTCTCTGGGTCATCTTCAGAAAGAGGGTCTGCTGTGCGGCATAAGTCGGAAACCATCAAACATGGATGGAGATCTCGATGTCGAAAGAGAGCGGCCGTTTTCATCATTTTTATTTCCATCACTGTCGGCTTCGCCGCAATAAAGGGGCATACCGAGTCCGGCAAAAAGAAGGTGTTCATCCAAAAACCGACTTCCTGCCATTTGATCGAGAAGGTCGAAGGGGAAAAGGTTTACCTCAAATCTCAAGGCGCTGCCTGCGAGGAAGAATTGAATCCGATATCGATTGAGATGGACGCCGCCCTAAAAAGGGTTCGGATCTTTGTCGATGGGGCCTTCTGGCAGGAACAGGAAATCGTCGACTTGGATGCGATCCGGGGGGTGATTGATAAAAGCAAGGAGATGGAGAAAACCCTTCGCGTTCCGGAGAGTGTCACCGACCTACGGGAAGTGGTTGGAGGTAAGCACGAAAACCACAAGGAGCAGGGGAGGGCCGAGGCGGAAAGGCTTGCCCGGCATTTTGCCTCCGAAGAATTTCGGAAAAAACTTCAACGGGAATCCGAGCGCATCAAAACGGAGGTCTTTGGGATCCCCGCAATGAAAAGCGAGGGTGAGGCGCCGTCGGGGGAAGAAGAGACGGAGCAGGCTGATCAAAAGAGCGGAGTCCTATCTTCTTCGGAGCGGATTTATCTCTTTGTCTCCTCTTCCATGCCGCTCGTAACGCTGCGAAATTATGCGGCCGATCTCGCGAGGCTTTCAGATCCGAATATCACGATGGTGATGAGAGGGTTTGTGGGGGGAATGAAATACGCGCAGCCGACCTTGCGGCTGGTCTCGGACATCATCGTGAAGGATCCGGGCTGCAAGGCGATCGAGCGGAGGTGTGACGCCCACAAGGTGAACATCAACGTCGATCCGCTCCTTTACAGGAGATACCAAATCCGCCAGGTCCCGGCGCTTGTCTACCTTCCCTCACTCCATGAGACGGAGCTCGGTGGCAGCGAAGGTTTGGGCGAGGCCTCTCCTTATTATGTCCTCTACGGGGACGCATCGCTGGCCTATGGTATCGAGCGGATCCAGCGGGAAGCGAAAAGTCGCTCTCTCAAGAATCTTTTGTTCAAACTGAATCCATGAGAAAGGAATCCATTCGTCGAGGTTTTCAATGGAAGAGAATCAGAAGACAAACAACAGAAGTCACTGGCTTCAGACGGCGGTCCTCTCCCTGCTTATTTCCGCCTGCTCGCTCTATATCTACGATTATTTCTACGCCCCCAAGATCGTCGCCGTCGATATCAAGGGCTACATGGCCGAGCAGAGGGCGTTGTATCTCTCAGGGAAGATCGACGACGCCGGCCTGAAGAAGAATCTGGAACATCTGCAGCGAAAGATCGATGCGGTTCCGAAAAACAAAATCGTGATCATGGGAGACGCCGTTGTCAGCCATGCGGAAGTCCTCGCCCCTTAGACTGATCATATTCATGACGGCGCTCCTCCTGGCGGGCTCCTGGATTCCCCAGCGGTTTACGGTGACGATCACCCCCTCATTGTGGCATCGAATCTATCTTCTGGATCGGGCGCCTTCCAAAGAGCAGATGGTCCGTAACGCTTATGTGCTCTTTGAGCTGAACTCCAGATATTTGAAGGGCGCGAAGACCCAAAAGACCCTCAAGCAGGTGGCCTGCGCGGCAGGGGATATGCTCACCGTCAAAGAGAGATCTTACTACTGCAACGACACCTATCTGGGACAGGCCAAAGATTACTCCCTGAAAGGAGAGAGGCTGCCGCACCTTGAGTTCGAGGGAGTGATCCCGAAAGGGAGCCTGTTTGTCTTCGGAACTCATGTCGACAGCCTGGATTCCCGATATTTCGGATTTGTGAGGAAAGAAGATGTTATCGCGATCGCTTACCCTGTTTTTTAGCGTGTTGATGCTCGCAACCTTTGTCCATGCCAGGGAGCTTCCCAAAGAGGCGCCGGACGTTTCCAAGCGCGGATGGTGGTGGTACGAAAAGGAACCTGAAGAAAAGGAAGAAAAAAAAGAAGAGCGAAGAGATGCGCGGAAGGTTCTCTCCCTTTCCGACCATACCCCCGAGGATCTCTGGAATATGCATCCGGACGATTTTCAACCCCTGTTGATGGCGTTCCAGAAGAAGGCCGTGATGTCCCCCACGGTCGAGAATGTGAAGGAGTATTACACCATTCAGGATATTGCCCGCAGGAAGGCGTTGGCCTTCGCGAATGTGGCGGCACTGGTGGTCCAGAAGTACCCGGAGCTCTCCTTGGAGAAAGACTATCCGAACGCTCTTCCCGGAAAGGCGGCGAAAACAAGAGAGCAGTCGGCCGAGGTCGGTCAAAAGATCGACCAATCGAAAGAGAGCTTCGCGCTCCTT encodes the following:
- a CDS encoding TraU family protein, giving the protein MRNVCLFGVLTAILILSLEGHADARGFGTPLNPVTDICWNCVFPIKIAGMTVIPGDVPDAPDAALLPVCVCPAPPPLFFRPGIPISFWEPARFIETVKDPFYFPSLGVQLPNPSQGFLGGTHSEISAHNQIDTSTFAQAHYFIFPVWGVLELLIDFVCVEHSGFDLAYITEVDPLWNNDMLAFAINPEALLFANPVSQMSCIADSVAANAGLPLSALYWCMGSWGSAYPLTGHVNDDTYIQANAAIAARLIYKLSRELLVCDTGVNLCGCIPTPIWIKHNYRIQIAKPVRDFTCHPIGRSSMVWGSLKNPPFSAGGNSSDNFLWVIFRKRVCCAA
- a CDS encoding TrbC family F-type conjugative pilus assembly protein, which gives rise to MRHKSETIKHGWRSRCRKRAAVFIIFISITVGFAAIKGHTESGKKKVFIQKPTSCHLIEKVEGEKVYLKSQGAACEEELNPISIEMDAALKRVRIFVDGAFWQEQEIVDLDAIRGVIDKSKEMEKTLRVPESVTDLREVVGGKHENHKEQGRAEAERLARHFASEEFRKKLQRESERIKTEVFGIPAMKSEGEAPSGEEETEQADQKSGVLSSSERIYLFVSSSMPLVTLRNYAADLARLSDPNITMVMRGFVGGMKYAQPTLRLVSDIIVKDPGCKAIERRCDAHKVNINVDPLLYRRYQIRQVPALVYLPSLHETELGGSEGLGEASPYYVLYGDASLAYGIERIQREAKSRSLKNLLFKLNP
- a CDS encoding S26 family signal peptidase, giving the protein MRKSSPLRLIIFMTALLLAGSWIPQRFTVTITPSLWHRIYLLDRAPSKEQMVRNAYVLFELNSRYLKGAKTQKTLKQVACAAGDMLTVKERSYYCNDTYLGQAKDYSLKGERLPHLEFEGVIPKGSLFVFGTHVDSLDSRYFGFVRKEDVIAIAYPVF
- a CDS encoding conjugal transfer protein TraF translates to MLSRSLTLFFSVLMLATFVHARELPKEAPDVSKRGWWWYEKEPEEKEEKKEERRDARKVLSLSDHTPEDLWNMHPDDFQPLLMAFQKKAVMSPTVENVKEYYTIQDIARRKALAFANVAALVVQKYPELSLEKDYPNALPGKAAKTREQSAEVGQKIDQSKESFALLYFYSPTCHFCAEQNEILSFFLEKYRGWQVRKVDITRNAGLAEQFRVRAVPFIMLIHRDSKDFMPVSIGVVSLADMEERLYRGIRILGNEIAPEAFSMYEFERGGGFDPTAPLRIKEGSR